One Mycolicibacterium fallax genomic window, CCACTTCCTGGAGGAGTACTGCCACTCCACCGCGCCGGAGATGTTCCTGGCCGCGGCCAGCCAGCGCACCAAGGACATTCGGCTGGGCTTCGGCGTCATGCACCTGCCGCCGGCGATCAACCACCCGGCCCGCATCGCCGAACGCGTCGCCACCCTGGACCACCTGTCCAACGGGCGCGTCGAATATGGCACGGGTGAGGGTTCCTCGGTCGCCGAGCTCGGCGGCTTCAACATCGACCCCGCCGACAAGCGCGCGCAGTGGGAGGAGGCCCTGGAGGTCTCCATCCGCTGCATGGTCGAGGAGCCGTTCAGCGGGTTCAAGGGCGCGCACGTCGACATGCCGGCCCGCAACGTCATCCCGAAGCCGCTGCAGAAGCCGCACCCCCCGGTCTGGGTGGCCTGCACCCGGCCGGCCTCGGTGCAGATGGCCGCGCAGAAGGCGATCGGCGCGCTGAGCTTCGCCTACACCGGGCCCGAGGCGCTGAAAGAGCGGGTCAAGGGTTACTACGACGAGTTCGAGGCCGCCGGCATGCCGGTCACCCCGGCGATCAACCCCAACATCCTGGCCATCGGCGGCGACCTGTCGATGATGGTGGCGCGCACCGACGACGAGGCGCTCAAGCGGCTCGGCATCGGCGGCGGGTTCTTCTCGTTCGGCATCATGCACTACTACCTGACCGGCATGCACGTGCCCGGCCGCACCAAGGTGTGGGAGCGCTACCAGCAGGCCGTCGCCGAGGATCCGACCCTGGCCTACGGTCCGGGCCGCGGTGCGATCGGTTCGCCGAACACCGTGCGGGAGTTCCTGCGCAGCTACGAGGCCAGCGGTGTCGACGAGATCATCCTGCTGCTCAACCCGCGCAGCCACGAGGGCACCATGGAGTCCATCGAGATCATGGGCCGGGAGATCCTGCCGGAGTTCATCGAGCGTGACGCCAAGGCGGTGGCGGAGAAGAACCGCCGCCTGGAGCCGATCATCGAGAAGGTCGAGGCCCGCCGCCGTCCGTCGAACGCCCCGGTGTTCGACGAGACCTACAACTTCGGCGGCCTGCCGACCGGCCGGGGCGGCAAGTTCACCGCCGGGGAGATCCCCGAGGCGATGGCCGAGATCAACGAGGGCCGGGTCAAGGCCGCCCAGGCGGAGAAGGCCGCCCGGGAAGCCGCGAGCTGAGCGTGACCGCCGAGGAACTGGTGCGCTACGACGGCCGGCACGTCGTCGTCACCGGTGCCGCCTCCGGCATCGGGTCCCGGGTCGCCGCCGAGTGCGCGCGACTCGGGGCCCGGGTCACCGGATTGGATCGCCAGCACCCCGAATCCGGCGCTCCGATCACCGATTTCGTGCCCGTCGACCTGGCCGACGCCGGCTCGGTGGCCGCGGCCGCCGCGGCGATCGACGGCCCGATCGACGTGCTCTTCAACGTCGCCGGGGTGTCCTCGGGAATCGGGGATCCGCTGGCCGTGGTCACCGTCAACTTCCTCGGCACCCGGGCCCTGACTGAGGCGGTGCTGCCGGCGATGCCAGAGGGTGCGGCGATCGTCAACGTCTCCTCGCTGGCCGCCCGCGACTACCGGGCCAACGCCGCGGTCACCACCGGGCTGCTGGACACCGCCGGCATGGCCGAGGGCATCGACTGGTGCGTGGCCAACCCGGCAGCGCTGGCCGACGGCGGCTACCGACTGTCCAAGGAGGCGCTGATCCTGTGGGCGATGCGGCTGACCGGGCCGCTGGGCGAGCGCGGCATCCGGATCAACACCTCGGCGCCCGGAGTGACCGACACCCCGATCTTGGAGCAGCTGCGCAGTGCCTACGGCCAGCAGT contains:
- a CDS encoding LLM class flavin-dependent oxidoreductase; the protein is MKISLFYEFPLPRPWTEDDEHQLFQHGLDEVEAADKAGFSTVWLTEHHFLEEYCHSTAPEMFLAAASQRTKDIRLGFGVMHLPPAINHPARIAERVATLDHLSNGRVEYGTGEGSSVAELGGFNIDPADKRAQWEEALEVSIRCMVEEPFSGFKGAHVDMPARNVIPKPLQKPHPPVWVACTRPASVQMAAQKAIGALSFAYTGPEALKERVKGYYDEFEAAGMPVTPAINPNILAIGGDLSMMVARTDDEALKRLGIGGGFFSFGIMHYYLTGMHVPGRTKVWERYQQAVAEDPTLAYGPGRGAIGSPNTVREFLRSYEASGVDEIILLLNPRSHEGTMESIEIMGREILPEFIERDAKAVAEKNRRLEPIIEKVEARRRPSNAPVFDETYNFGGLPTGRGGKFTAGEIPEAMAEINEGRVKAAQAEKAAREAAS
- a CDS encoding coniferyl-alcohol dehydrogenase, with protein sequence MTAEELVRYDGRHVVVTGAASGIGSRVAAECARLGARVTGLDRQHPESGAPITDFVPVDLADAGSVAAAAAAIDGPIDVLFNVAGVSSGIGDPLAVVTVNFLGTRALTEAVLPAMPEGAAIVNVSSLAARDYRANAAVTTGLLDTAGMAEGIDWCVANPAALADGGYRLSKEALILWAMRLTGPLGERGIRINTSAPGVTDTPILEQLRSAYGQQFLDSFVAPLGRHCRPEEQAAVLLFLGSGAASYLTGQVIWVDGGILGQATAAELTGRS